A part of Sulfurimonas sp. genomic DNA contains:
- a CDS encoding tetratricopeptide repeat protein: MLRVKLEEQLKLLKNSCELYDKGRIEEALDIAKTLRTLFHDTKSSTSLVKQLNQKDIIKLLSTLSDKTKDSLLKTMKNVTTISIMMTSDGQRPYLNNGEKKELLSIKDWLEENVLIIDDKSYSRYDIIKITAHKDGGAHIEIGGKELKPLKNKFGTFTISEYNHKITKDLTNHHYILLRQFAYEVLHSEEIFTNNNLSFEPMKIYKSYREYMIDGDGYFSQKKFYKAIESYKLAIEINSNNCEIPYNNIANCLVEFGEIDEAIEYYKKAIQLNDKYIDALYNLSIRYEKMKRYDLTIDLYIKILNLDNSHKAVNHNLRATINILNDLEEEILFQNELYITNNSSSLLYLQNLGIGLLKLGCFEEAEKLHNYAISKFSDNIYLLNNLAYTLFKQNKLKEASQIFNTLLKQDIDNYKIFLAIIEFYLISNSNLSDEIVEKFQKLFNEQIIYLEMFMILFKLRDSNIEENISIEKFRNNIKDFDFTDIKHWAVNKTNILNFIEKLEI; encoded by the coding sequence ATGCTTAGAGTGAAACTAGAAGAACAATTAAAACTTTTAAAAAATTCTTGTGAACTATATGATAAAGGCAGGATTGAGGAAGCACTTGATATTGCTAAAACATTAAGAACATTATTTCATGATACAAAATCAAGCACATCATTGGTTAAACAGCTTAATCAAAAAGACATTATTAAACTTTTATCAACTTTATCTGATAAAACAAAAGATTCTTTACTAAAGACTATGAAAAATGTAACTACAATATCAATTATGATGACCAGTGATGGGCAAAGACCTTATTTGAACAATGGTGAAAAAAAAGAATTACTATCTATCAAAGATTGGCTAGAAGAGAATGTACTCATAATAGATGATAAATCATATTCAAGGTACGATATTATCAAAATTACTGCTCACAAAGATGGTGGTGCGCACATTGAAATTGGGGGTAAAGAATTAAAACCACTAAAAAATAAGTTTGGTACTTTTACAATAAGTGAATACAATCATAAAATTACTAAAGATTTAACTAATCATCATTATATACTGCTTAGACAATTTGCTTATGAAGTTTTACACAGTGAAGAAATATTTACGAATAATAATTTATCTTTTGAACCTATGAAGATTTATAAATCATATAGAGAATATATGATTGATGGGGATGGCTACTTTTCTCAAAAAAAATTTTATAAAGCCATTGAATCATATAAACTAGCCATTGAAATAAACTCTAATAATTGTGAAATTCCATATAACAATATTGCAAATTGTTTAGTAGAATTTGGAGAAATTGATGAAGCAATAGAATATTATAAAAAAGCTATACAATTAAATGATAAATATATTGATGCATTATATAATTTATCAATTAGGTATGAAAAAATGAAACGATATGATTTAACAATTGATTTATATATAAAAATATTAAATTTAGACAATTCTCATAAAGCTGTAAATCATAACTTAAGAGCAACGATAAATATTTTAAATGATTTAGAAGAAGAGATTTTATTTCAAAATGAATTGTATATTACAAATAATTCTTCTAGCTTATTGTATCTACAAAATTTAGGCATTGGTTTGCTTAAGTTAGGTTGTTTTGAAGAGGCTGAAAAACTACATAACTATGCAATAAGTAAATTTAGTGATAACATATATTTACTCAATAACTTAGCTTATACACTATTTAAACAAAATAAATTAAAAGAAGCCTCTCAAATATTTAATACCTTACTAAAACAGGATATTGATAACTATAAAATATTTTTAGCAATAATTGAGTTTTACTTAATTTCAAATAGTAATTTATCAGATGAAATTGTTGAAAAATTTCAAAAGTTATTTAATGAGCAAATCATTTATTTAGAAATGTTTATGATTTTATTTAAACTAAGAGACAGCAATATTGAAGAAAACATTTCAATTGAAAAGTTTAGAAACAATATTAAAGATTTCGATTTTACAGACATTAAACATTGGGCAGTTAATAAAACAAATATACT